The following is a genomic window from Desulforhopalus sp..
TGACGCTTTTTGAGGCAGGAGGTGAGATTGGCGGCCAGTTCCGTCTGGCCCGGCAGATCCCAGGGAAAGACGAGTTTGCCGAGACCCTCAGATATTACCAGCAGCAGATTGTCCTGCAGGGCATTACTCTTCGGCTGCAGACCAAACCAAGTCCAGCCGATTTGCAGCCTTTCGACGCGATCGTCATGAGCACTGGGGTGGGGCCACGGGCTATTAACATCGAGGGCAGTGAGAGCAGCAAGGTCACTCTTTACCCTGAAGTGCTCACCGGCAAAAAAAATGTCGGCACCAGGGTAGCGATTATCGGCGCCGGAGGTATCGGATTTGACATGGCGACCTTTCTCCTTCATCAAAAAAACGGCACGGAAACGGTTGCAGAGTTCATGGGGCAATGGGGTGTTGATATGAGCTACAGTGGTGAAGGCGGCCTGGGCGAGGTGCATAAGGAAACGCCTCGGCGCCAGATCTACTTGTTGCAGCGCAAGACCTCGAAGCCTGGTGCCGGACTTGGCAAGACCACCGGCTGGATCCATCGGTCGATCCTCAAAAAAAATGGGGTGAAGATGCTGGTCGGGGTGGAATATCTGGCAGTGACCGCCGATGGGCTTCGTATCCGTCATGAAGGAAAGGAGCAGCTCCTGAAAGTCGATGATATAGTAGTCTGCGCCGGGCAACTCCCGGAGCTTGGTCTGGCAAAAGAGCTTGACGCCCTGGGAGTGCGCTATCATCTCATTGGTGGCGCTCTGAAGGCGGGCGAGCTTGACGCCAAGAGGGCGATAGCCGAGGGGACGGAGGTGGCTGACCGGCTATAGGGAGAGGTCGTCGCCGGATGCCGGTTGTAAAGGGTAGCTCGTGATCAGTGTGTGTATCGCGCCGCGTTGCGTGAGTTGGCTTTTATAAAGAGCAAAGGCAGATACCGTAAACTCCGGCGTTTGCAGAAAGGCGTTGCCGGCAAGAACCTGCTGGAGGCGATGGATTGGCGGAGCGTTTAACCTCGCCAAGGTCAGGTGCGGCGAATATTTTTGTTTTTCCCGCGGGATAGCAATTGCCGCAAGTTTCTTGTCAATGGCCTGACGGAGAATGGTGAGTTTATCGGTTGGCTGTACTCCGGCCCAAAGAACGCGTGGGGTGCCGCGTGGCGGGAAGGTGCCGACACCGCGCAAACTCAGGACAAATTCCGGCAAAGAGATCTCGGTCAGTGCCCCCTGAATATCCAGAAGCCTGCTGCCTTCCACCTCGCCGATGAATTTCAGGGTGAGGTGCATCTGCTCGACCGGCACCGGCCGGGCGCCTGGAATTGCTCTGCCAAGACCGGCAATCTCGTCCTTTATTGATGGGGGGATGGAAACGGCAATAAAAAGGCGTATCATGACTGCTGCAATTCTGGGTGGTGGTTGAGGTCTGGGGAGTGAAAGTGCACTGCCGCCAGTGTACGCAAAAAAGCCTTGCCGGACAACAGCAAACCATCAATGTCGCTGTCGCCAAGGGCGCCTCGTCGTTGACACAATCTCCTTGATTACCTAGAGTTTTAAGCGGGTAGCAATTTCCCGGGTACTAAAAATCACTCTACTATCTGCCAATGAGGAGCAGGCCATGGATCTGAAGAATACCCGTACCACCATCCTGAATACCGGAAATCCAGAGGAAAAACGAAGAGAGATACTGGACTATTTTCAGAAAACCTTCGACCTCGACGAGCAGCTGTACGACCATCTGGCAAGCGATGCGGCCTTCTACCGGCGTGCCGAGCCGCTACGCCATCCGCTGATTTTCTATTTCGGTCACACCGCCTCCTTTTATATCAATAAACTGAATATCGCCAGACTCATCGACCGGCGGATCAATCCGGCCTATGAATCGATGTTTGCCATCGGCGTCGACGAGATGAGCTGGGACGATCTAAGCGCCAAAAACTACAATTGGCCAAGGGTTGATGAGGTACGAGAATATCGCCACGCAGTCCGTCAACTGGTTACCGAGCGTATCGGTGAGCTGCCGCTGACTATGCCGATAACCTGGGACTCGACATTTTGGGCGATTATGATGGGTATCGAACACCAGCGGATTCATCTAGAGACCTCCTCGGTAATAATCCGCCGCATGCCGATTGACGAGGTCCGGCCTCTTGCCGGCTGGGAGCTGTGTCCCCATGCCGGGGTCGCCCCGGCAAACAGCCTGGTCGCTGTTCCCGGCGGCAAGGTGGTGCTCGGCAAGAACAAGGATCATCCTCTCTATGGCTGGGATAATGAATTTGGCCGGCGTGAAGCGGAGGTCCTCGATTTTGCCGCAAGCAAGTATCTGGTATCGAACGGAGAATATCTGCAGTTTGTTGAGGCCGGTGGCTACGACAAGGAGCAGTATTGGACCGATGAGGGCTGGCGCTGGCGGCAGTTCACCAAGGCCCGTCAGCCGCTGTTCTGGCAGGGCGAGGCGGGAGGGTATCGGCTGCGCACCCTCGCCCGGATCATTGACATGCCCTGGAATTGGCCTGTTGAGGTCAATTACCTGGAGGCAAAGGCCTTCTGCAACTGGCTGGCCGAAAAAAAGGCGGCAAAGATTCGTTTGCCGAGCGAGGATCAGTGGTACCGGCTGCGCGACCTGCACAACATCCCTGATCAGCCCTACTGGCAGACGGCGCCCGGCAATATTAATCTGGAACACTGGGCCTCTTCCTGTCCAGTCGACCGCTTTGCCTTCGGGCAATTCTTCGATATTATCGGCAATGTCTGGCAATGGACGGAGACGCCGATAACCGGCTTTGAGGGTTTTGCAGTCCACCCCTGGTACGACGATTTTTCCACCCCGACCTTTGATACCCAGCACAACCTGATCAAGGGCGGGTCGTGGATTTCAACCGGTAACGAGGCGACTCGCGATTGCCGCTACGCCTTCCGCCGCCACTTCTTTCAGCATGCCGGCTTTCGCTATGTCGAGGCCGATCAAGCCCTTGAGGTGGTTGAGGCAATGTACGAAAGCGACACCGCCGTTTCCCAGTATTGCGAAGCCCATTATGGCAGGACCTTCTTTGATGTGGCCAATTTCCCGGCGGCGTGCGCCAAGATCTGCCTGGAAGTCATGGAGGATAAAAAGAAGGATCGGGCCCTTGATCTCGGCTGTTCGGTAGGCCGCGCCAGTTTTGAGCTGGCTAGGGAGTTCGGCTTTGTCAACGGCCTTGATTTTTCGGCACGGTTCATTCGCATCGCCTATCAGATGCAGGAAAAAGGGGTGATTCGCTACCAACTGCCGGAGGAGGGGGATATCGTTTCCTACCATGAGAAGCGCCTGGTGGATTTAGGCCTTGCGGATACAACGAGCCGGGTGGAATTCTTTCAGGCCGATGCCCTCAACCTCAAACCGCAATTTGCCAATTATGACCTCATCCTGGCCGCAAATCTTCTTGATCGCCTGGCTGATCCACGGAAATTCCTGAGTTCCGTGCACGAGCGGCTCAATGCCGGGGGGATTTTGGTCCTGGCCTCACCCTACACCTGGCTTGCGGAGTTCACCGATCGCGATAAATGGCTGGGCGGCTTTCGCAAGGACGGCGAGCCGTATTTTACCCTGGAGGGTTTGCATGACCTGTTGCGGACGCATTTTTCCATGATTGGCGAACCGCGCGATGTGCCCTTTGTCATCCGCGAGACGCAACGTAAGTTTCAGCATTCCATAAGCCAGGTGACGATCTGGCAGAGAAAAGGGTGATCAGATCTGATGACGAAAAAGACAGTGTTTCGCCGCTATTGCCTGCTTCTCGAATACGATGGCACTAATTTCAGCGGCTGGCAAAAACAGAACGATGCCCGCACCGTTCAGGGTGATCTGTACAAGGCCGCTGCCCGGGTCTTTGGCGATGTACCTATGGACATCCAGGGCTGCGGCCGCACCGACACCGGAGTTCACGCCCTGGAGTATGTCGCCCATCTGGAGGTGGCAAGCATCATGCCACCATCGGCGGTGGCCGGGTTGCTTGGTGACACCCTGCCGAAGGACATCGCGCTCGTGGCAGTTGAACTGGCCGACCCGCGGTTTCATGCCCGGCATAGCTGTATTGCCAGGAGCTATATCTACCAGCTCCGCAACCGCAAATCGGCCTTTGGCAAGCGCTATAGCTGGTGGATTCATGACAAGATGGATCTTGCCGCCATGCAGCGGGCCGGGAAGGTTTTTGCCGGCCTGCACGATTTTGCTGCCTTTGCCGACAAACAAGAACTGAAGAAATCGACCAAGGTCCTGGTGTACCAGGTGCGGCTTTTGACCGACGGTGAACTGATTCGGGTGCGCGTCGTCGGCTCACACTTTCTTTGGCATATGGTGCGGCGAATGGCCGGAGTCATGGTTGAAGTCGGCTGCGGCCGTTTGCCCGAGTCGGAGGTAGCCACCTTGCTGCACACCTCTTCCGCCATCCCCTTCAATAACACCGCTCCGGCGGCCGGACTGTTTTTTGAGAAGGCCTTTTATGACGAGGGCGAGCTGGAGCGGTTTCTAGCCGAGTGATTGTTTTTTACTTACTCTCTGGGCAGTGCCCCACGGAACCAGGAAAAATACACGCCAATAAGGCAGAGCGTGGCCGAGATGAAAAAGACCATGTGCATGCTGCTGAGGAATAAATCGTAATTGTCAGGGGTTATCGCCCGGCGGCCGACAATCAAGGCAAGGACGACCGTGGCTACCGCCATGCTGGCCATCTGGCCGAGCAGACGCATCGTGGCCACTGCCCCGGAGGCCAGGCCGTAGTGGCGCTTTTCGACGGAGCCCATGATGGCGCTCATATTTGGTGAGCTGAACAGGGCAAAGCCGGTGCCAAGGAGGATCAGGTTAATGACGATCAGGTGTACTCCGGTCTCCGCTGTCAGCGTTGCGAACAACGAAACACAGATGACGGTGATCGTCATCCCGGCAGTTGCCAGCCTGCGGGGGTCGATACGGTCCGACAGCCTGCCGGCTATCGGTGAAAGCATGGCCATCATGATCGGCATGGCTATCAGCACGGTACCCGCCGCCTGGGGCGACATGCCTTTGATATATTGAAGGTACAGGCTGAGCAGGAAGGTAACGGCAAAGGTCGCCGAGTAGTTGAGAAGGGCCGCCAGGCTCGAAAACGCGAAGGCCTTGTTGGCGGCGAATAGCTGCATGTCAAAGACCGGAAAGCGGGCTGCCAATTGGTGGCGGACAAAGAGGAAAAACAGCAGAGATCCGCTTGCCAGCAGGATAATGCCGATCAGTTCCGGCAACCGGGTGGCACCGTAGACCAGGGCAAAAATGGCTGAGGCATACAGCAGACAACCGCCAATATCAAGCCGTTGCCCGGGTTCGCCACGCCATTCGCCGCGCAGACAAACCAGGGTCAGGACAAAGGAAAAGAGGCCGAGGGGCAGCATGACCAGGAAGATGCTCCGCCAACCGAAATGTTGGGTCAAAAGACCGCCGACGAAGGGTCCTACCGAGAGGCCGATATACACGGCGGCAACATAGATGCCGATGACCTGTCCACGCCGGCTTGGCGGGAAGATCGAGGTGAGAATGGCCATGCCGGTAGTGACGAACATCGCCGCGCCAAGACCCTGCAGGACCCTGGTTGCTATGAGCAGGGTGACGGAATTGACAAAGGCCGCTGCCCCCGAACCGATGGTATACACCCCCAGGCCAGTTGCAAATACCTTTTTACGCCCATGGATATCGGCTATTTTCCCGGCGGGAACAAGACCCACGGCCACCGCCAGCAGGTAGGCTGTGGCGATCCAGCTGAGCTGGACGGCATCCATGTGGAGCTCGCTCTGGATGGCCGGCAGGGCGACATTTACCGAGGAAATCATATAGGGTCCGATAAAGGAGGTCAGGGTCGCGACAATCAAGGCCGAGCGTTCGAGGCTTGCGGTATTCTTTGTGTCGGCATTTTGCATGATCTATTATCCCGTCGGTTTATCGTTGAAGAAGGCTGAGTAGAACAGCTAATAGCAAAAAAGGGTATTCAGAGCGGTTTTATAGCAACGGCCAGGGTCTGCGCGTCAGGCCGTCGCCAACAGAACTATGGCAACGGTGACATCTCTGGTCAATGTGGTTCCTGCACGTCCGCCAGGGTGCGATACCAAATTTTCAGCCTTCATGTCAACCAATCTCCTCGTCGTGCGTTGTCTTCTGTAGAGGCAGGTTGACTATTCACTATAAAGGAGATTATTGCTATGAAATGTAAGACATTTATTGCTGCCGCAGGGGTTGCTTGTTTTCTGCTTGTTCCTGGTGCCATTGTGAGGGCCGAAGATCGTGGCGACGCCATAGAAGATCGCCTGGATCTTCGGGGAGACCGGATCAATAACCGGCTGGACGCCAGGGGTGATAGGATCGATTACCGGCTGGACGGACGATCGGCACGTGCCGAGGCCAACGGCCATGAGAATCGAGCCCTCCGTCTTGAACGCATGGGTGACCGGATTGACAACCGGCTCGATGCGAGAGGCGACCGGATAGACAACCGGCTGGATCATCGGGGGCAAAGGATCGACCGCCGCTACGACCGTCACCACGATTGATTGGTTGACGATGCTGGGGCTGGTGGGGCAGGGACATCGGTGTACCGTCCCTTGCCGTTATAAAACAAGGTCAGGACATTGCCCAGAGCCACCTCAAAAAACGTCATAGGCCCGGCCAGATATGGATCTCTTTCTGCAATCGATTGAACGGTCGGCATACCGCATGGCGCTCTTTGCCAGCGGGGAACGGGAAGATGCCCTCGATCTGGTGCAGGACGCCATGTATAAATTTGTCGACAAATACCAGGACAAGCCGCGGGAGGATTGGAAACCGCTGTTTTACAAGGTCCTCCACAATGGCATCCGCGATTATGGCCGGCGGAAGACGGTGCGGCGCTGCCTGAGACGATTTGGAATTGGCAGGGCTGAGGATGAGGGTGACGAATTGGAGAAGATTGCCGACACAAAGAGTCCTGATCCCGAACACCGCGCCGGGGTGGGGCAGGCCTATGCCGCCCTGCAGGAGGCCATCTTCCTTCTTCCCGACCGCCAGCGTCAGGCATTTCTGCTGCGCGGCTGGGAGGAACTCAGCGTGGCGGATACCGCGAAGGTCATGGGTTGTACCGAGGGCTCGGTAAAAACGCATTATTTTCGGGCGGTGCAGGTGTTGCAGCGACAGTTGGGGGATTATTGGCCATGACCATAGAAGAGAAAACCTTTGTTGATTCGGCAAAGAGGCTCCTCGACGAGTCACTTGCAGATATCGATGGAGCAACCTTGGCCTCATTGGCCCGCGCCAGGAAGGCAGCCTTGGCTGGTCATAAACCGCAAAAGAGTTTTATCTACCGGCCGTTTTTTTGGTTTGGTTCGGCCGCTTCTCTTGCCGGTGCCATTCTTCTGATAGTTCTGATTATGCCGAAAACCATCGGCCAAGGCCGGTCGGAGCTTGGGCTGGTTGCTGATTTAAGCATAATTACCTCCGAGGAACCTATTGATTTATTTGAAGATATTGAATTCTACGAGTGGATCTCCGCTCTGGAAGGCGAGGCGCCTGCTACCGGTGGTCCTGGCAGTGTTCCTGGTCCTTTTCACGACGGAACAGGGACGATGCCAGTCCCAGGGCCAGAAGGTCGAGGCGCCTGATGCCGAGTTGCTGGAGTTTTTAGGCGCCTTCGAAGATACAGAGTCGGGCTGGGTGGATCCTTTTGAACTGGAAGATATAGCTGCGTTGAGCAGCTTGTCTGCCCAAACGAAACAACTGCCCTTGCGGCCTATGGAGGAGAAAGATGCATCAGCAAAGGGGGACAGCGATGAAATCGAGTAGTCTTCCTGTCTTGGCGAGGTTTTTTGTACTGCTCGTCCTTGCTATGGCGTTGCTCCGCCCATCTGCTGCCGCAGCTCAAGCCTTTGCCGACCTGCCCAAGGAACAGCAAGGTGTGCTGCAGCCCTTTTCCGGAGAATGGCAGACCTTTTCTCCGGAAAAACAGGCGCGTTTGCGCAAGGGCGCTGAACGTTGGCTGGGAATGAATCAGGAGGAGAAGGCCGCGGCCAAAAAACGATTTAAGCAATGGCAGAATCTCAAGCCGGAGGAGCGGCAGGGTATTCGCGAACGTTTCGACCAATACCAGAAGCTCTCTCCCACACAAAAGCAGCGCCTGCGCAGCGCTCGCGAGAGGTTTCGCCAGCTGCCGCCGGAAAAAAGGCAGGAACTGCGACAGCGCTGGCGGTCGCTTGATCCGGAGCAAAGAGCGGCAATGCGCGAGCGGTTTCGCCGGGCGACGCCTGATAGGCGGGAAAGGTTTCTCGATAGATGGGAGAATGCCACACCGGAACAGCGGCAACGGATGCTGGAACGGCGGCAGCAATAATGGCCGATTTGCAGGCTTTGAAATATCAAAAAAGAAGAGAAAGACCTTGGTCAACTGTCACGGCTGTGACAGCCGCATGATCGCCTGATTGGCGATGGTCAGGCCGAAGATGCCGGTGATGGTCGGCAGGCTACCGAGGACATTGCGCTTGCGGCCCCGGTCGGCGTAGGGGCTGGGGGCGATCCCGCCTTCATCTTCCTCTGCTAATTGATACTCAAACTCGATCTTTTCAGTGGAGTAGACACAGGAAATCCCAGGGCCGACGTCGCGCCGGCGCAGGCGTTTACGCAAATGTCTGGCCAGGGGGCAATTGGCTGTATCGAAGAGGTCGCCGCTGCGGATCAAGGCCGGGTCGGTGCGCAGGGCGGCACCCATGGAGCTGATGATCGGGATCCCGCGGACATAGGCACCATGCAGCAGCTGGGTCTTTGGGTTAAGTGAGTCGATGGCGTCGATGAGCAGGTCAGGCCGTGGTTCGAGGATTTGCTCCAGGGTCTCTTCGCCGGCAAAGAGCTGCAGGGCTTCGACTCGACATTCCGAGTTGATCGCCAGGATTCTTTCCCGGGCAACCTCGGCCTTTGGCCTGCCCAGATTGCTTTCCAGGGCAAGGAGCTGACGATTGAGGTTACTTGCCTGGATGGTATCGTAGTCCACCACCCGCAGGTTGCTGATTCCGGCCCGTACCAGTCCCTCGATAACATAGCCACCGACGGCGCCGATACCGACCACCGTCACCATCCGTGACTGGAGCAGGGTAAAACGATCTTCGCCGAGTAGCCGGCGGGTTCGGGTAAATCTATCCATAGTCATAATCTGTGAGGTTTAGAGCACCAAGGGCTTATCTCTTGCGGCAAGCAGCGGAAGATCTGGCAAATTTCCGGGTGACGCAAGGGTTGTCTGCTGCAATTTTCTGTAATTATCCATGAAATCCTAAAGATTGCACCGCCTTTTTCATGCCAAGGGCCAAATCGCAGGTCCAAGCCAAAATGACTTGCCAAGGCCGGTGCCTCCGTGGTAGAAATCCTCCCCCTGCAAACAATTGGTTATTCCGCAAGATCTTTTCCCACATTCAGCAACACCGCACAACCATGTTTCACCTGCCATGGCAGAATGCCGATCCCGAAAATACCGCAACCTGGGCGAGATATACCTCAAAACTCTGCAGCCACTGCGCCGCCTCCTGCTGCGGTCTGCCGGTGGAGGTGAAGGCCACGGATCTGGTTCGCATGGGCCTTATCGACGAGTTTTCTCTAGAGGAAGACCCCAAATACATTGCCAGAAGGCTGATGAAGAAGGGTCTGGTAGAGCATTTTCACGCCAAGACGGCCACTTTCACCCTTGCCAGACGCGCCAACGGCGATTGTCTGTTCCTTGATGAGGCGGCCAGGCGTTGCACCATTTACCATAATCGCCCCGACACCTGTCGCAACCATCCGGGTATAGGGCCGCGCGCCGGCTACTGCGCGTTCAGGATCAAGACCTCCGCTCTTCGTTGAAGTAGCATTCCCTTACCGAGGCAATGGCCTTGTCGTCCCGGGCGATCGCTTCGGCCAGCTGCCAGGTTTCTTTGGCAAAAAGCGGGCGAAGGGGCTGTTCAACGTGGAGAAAATGATTGAAGGCGGCTCGCAGCTGCTGGTCCCATATGTCACTGTAGCTGAGAAGGTCGTCGGGGTAAACGACTGACCGCTCCCCGCCCTCGGCATCCACTGGAAAAGGGGCGATGATATTGAAGGTGCCGTAGTCGTTGGTCAGTTCCTCGCCTACCTTGATATCACGGATGGCCAGCTCAAAACCGTAGGGGGTGAGGCAGCAGTTCGGCCAGAAGCTGTGGTTGATAAACCGCTCGTTGTCCCAGCAAAAGATCAGGTTGCCCTTGTTGTTACGATAGGAATAGGTGAGGATGGCGTCCCGGCAGGGCTCGGACATGCCGTTCAGCTTGGCCATGGGAATCTCCCGGTCGAGGTCGTCAAACACCCAAGTGACAGTGCCGAGGGGGATTCTCTCCGTTGCCACCACGCCGTTGCCCTTGGTGTCGTTAATGTAGGCTACCTTGGTGCAGGGAATGATCATGGTTAGTTATATCGAGGAGATAGGTTTACGCATGAGAATCGCGTGGCCGCCGTCTTCATAATAGCCATAGCGAAATCCATACTGTTCAAAGCCATGTTTTGTATAGAGATTGATGGCGGCGGTATTGCCGTCGCCAACCTCCAGGGTAAGCATATGGCAGCTGGCCTTTTGCGCTCTCTTTTCCAGCTCCGCCAGTAATTTACCGGCAAGTCCCTGGTTCCTTGCGGCGGCGACCATGCCAAATGAGTAAATCCGCATTTTTCTGCTGTTTTTTCGGGAGAGCAATACGGCATAGCCGATGATTTCTGGCGCTTGCAGTCGTCTGGCAACGATGACATGGGCGTGGCGTATCAGGTGCCGCAGACTCTTTTTCGAACAGCGGTCGGTATGGAAAAGCGCAATCTCCAGGGCGGCCAGCTGGTCGACATCGGCAACGACGGCCGGGCTAAAGACAACCTCTTGCCCCGTCATTTGTGCTGTTTGTGATTGAGGCGGTTGACAAATTCCCGGAGGATGATCCGGTAGAGCTCGTTACCCATGATCTTATCCTCGACACCGTGCTCGATGGAAGGGTTGTCGTTGATCTCAATGACCATCGGCTGGTCGTCGATCACCTTGATGTCGACTCCGTACAGGCCCTTGCCGACCAATGTGGTGGCCCTGACGGCCAGCTTGCGCACCTTGGTGGGGATATCATAGAGGGGGATGGTCTGGTAGCCGCCTTCCTTGGGGATGCCGTTGGCCCGGTGCTGGATGATCTGCCAGTGGCCGCGGGCCATGTAGTACTTACAGCCATAGATGCATTCGCCACCGAGAATGCCGATACGCCAGTCATAATCGGTCGGCAGGAATTCCTGGACCAGGAGAATCGACGAGCGGTAAAAAAGTTCGGCAATGGTCTTTTCATATTCCTGCTGGTTGGTGACCCTGGTGACGCCGATGGAGAACGAGCCATCCGGCACCTTGACCACCATGGTTTTACCAAGGGCCTGACTAAGTTCCTGGTAGCTTGCCGGGTTGGTCTTAAAAACCAGGCGCGACTGCGGACAGGGGACCTTCTCCCGGTCGAGGAGTTCCTTCAGGTAGACCTTGTTGGTGCAGCGGATGATCGAGGTCGGGTCGTCGATAACCACCATATCACCTTGCTGGGCCTTCTTGGCCAGCTGGTAGGTGACGTGGTTGACCGCCGTTGTCTGGCGGATGAACAGGGCGTCGAACTCCATCAGCCGTGAGGAATCGTCGGCGGTGATCAATTCGGCGTTGATATTCATTTTTTTCGCCTCGGAGACAAAGAGATGCAGCGCCGACAGGTTGCTGGGCGGGATCTTTTCCTTCGGGTCGTGGAGGATGGCCAGGTCGTAGCCGAAGGGCTTGCGGCTTTTCGGATATCGCCAGATCTTTTTATTGAAGCGGTCGATGGCGTTGGCGAAAAGGGTCTGCTGGGCATCGTCAAGTTCGCTGAGGGCCATGGTTCGAAAGTGTTCGAGCTGGGTGAACTTGCTGTCGGAAAAGGTCGCCCGCAGCATGGGAAAGGGGAACTGGTCGAAGATAAATTTGGCAAGACGCCGCAGTGATGGGTCTTCGCAGTCGCCAAAAAAGATATCGAGGGTGCAGGCCGAGGCGTCGCCATGGGGCGTAGGGCTGCCGCAGACCCAGGAATGGCAGGTTTTCTTGAGCAGGCCCTGGAGCTTGATGGTACGGTCGCAATCAAGGCTGTTGATGGCATCGACGGAGGGGATGACCTTGTGTTTACGGGCCTGCGCCAGCAAGGAGCAGTAGTAACCTTCGGAGTTGTAGCTGAGATCACTGCATAAATTGATAATCAGCAGCCGCTCCTGGCTCAATTGCTCATTTTGCAGGTATTCTCCGGCGGTAATGGTGCTCTCGGTTTCGTAATAAGGTTTCCAGTCGGAGGCCTTATCGAGGATAATCAGGGTGGTATGCATGGTTATACCGCAAGGGCATAAGTTACGTTTGAGCAGGCAAGCTGTTCAACTCAGCTTTAAACCTTAAGCTGCCGACCGGATTCGTCAAGATACCGGCCGGCAGATGGGTGTTCCGGCAAAGCGCAGTTGGTATTCCTGGTGCAGACGCTTACCCGTGGATCCGTTCTTTGATTGGGATGTAGCAATACGACTTCGGCCCGATATACTCGGCGCGGGGGCGAATGAGTTTGTTGTTGCTCCATTGTTCAAGTATGTGTGAGGTCCAGCCGATGGTCCGGCTTATGGCAAAAATCGGGGTAAAGAGATCCGTTGGTAAACCGATGGCGTGGTACAGAGACGCAGTATAGAGGTCAACGTTGGGGAAGACCTTGGTTTTTTCGACCACAACCTTCTGGATTTCCTGAGTGATTTCGAAGAATGTGGTGTCACCGGCCCTTTCTGATAAAATCCTGGCGTAGTCACGCAATGGGTCAACGCGCGGATCTTCACAACGGTAAACCCGGTGGCCAAAGCCGGGGATCTTCTCTTTCGCCGCCAGCTTGTTCTCGATGTAGGCCCGGGCCTTGCCGGGTTCACCGATCTCTTGGAGCATGAGCATGACCTCGGTATTGGCGCCGCCATGCAGCGGGCCTTTCAGGGTGCCGATCGCCGAGGTTACCGAGGAATAGATATCGGCCATGGTCGAGGCGGTGACCCGGGCGGAAAAAGTCGAGGCATTGAGTTCATGGTCGGCGTGGAGGATAAGGGCGGCGTCGAAGGCCTTTTCAACCACCGGGTCGGGTTCTTTGCCGAACAGGGCGTAGAGAAAGTTATAAGCTATGCCGTGACCGGGAAGGGGCTTCAGCGGCTCTTTGCCCTCGCGCAGCCGCTGGTGGGCGGCGATAAGCAGTGGGATGCGCAGGGCAAGGCGCTGTGCCTTGCGCAGGCTGGCGTCGAGGCCGGTATTGCCGCTGTCCGGGTCCCAGTGGCCTAGGGAGGAAACGGCGGTACGGATGACCTCCATCGGCGTAGCGGCCTTGGGAAACATCCTGAGGATCATCACCGTTTCGATGGGCAGGGCCATGGAGCCGGTAAATCCGGCAAGAAATGCCTTGAATTCGGTGGGTCGCGGCAGTGCCCCGTACCAAAGAAGGTAGGCAACCTCTTCAAAGGTCGAATGCTTGGCGAGTTCAATGGCATCGTATCCGCGATAGATCAGGGTGCCGGCATCGCCGTCGATATAGCAGATCTCGGACTCACAGATGGTGATGTCGGCAAGTCCGAGACCGACATTTTGTGATGGGGCCTCCTTTTCCGCCGTGCTTGACATGGTACTTCCTCCGTTAGTGTGTGCAAATGTTGATTGATGGGTGTTGCGATTATACCACAGATACTGGTGGCCTTGGTTTTTTTGATCGACCCTTCAGCCACTGCTGCAGCTTTTCCATGTAGATGTAAAAGACCGGGGTGACGTAGAGGGTCAGTGTCTGGGAAAACAGCAGGCCGCCGACCACGGCAAGGCCAAGGGGCCGCCGCGACTCAGCACCGGCGCCGTAGCCGAGGGCGATCGGCAGGCCGGCCATCAGCGCCGCCATGGTGGTCA
Proteins encoded in this region:
- a CDS encoding RimK family protein codes for the protein MHTTLIILDKASDWKPYYETESTITAGEYLQNEQLSQERLLIINLCSDLSYNSEGYYCSLLAQARKHKVIPSVDAINSLDCDRTIKLQGLLKKTCHSWVCGSPTPHGDASACTLDIFFGDCEDPSLRRLAKFIFDQFPFPMLRATFSDSKFTQLEHFRTMALSELDDAQQTLFANAIDRFNKKIWRYPKSRKPFGYDLAILHDPKEKIPPSNLSALHLFVSEAKKMNINAELITADDSSRLMEFDALFIRQTTAVNHVTYQLAKKAQQGDMVVIDDPTSIIRCTNKVYLKELLDREKVPCPQSRLVFKTNPASYQELSQALGKTMVVKVPDGSFSIGVTRVTNQQEYEKTIAELFYRSSILLVQEFLPTDYDWRIGILGGECIYGCKYYMARGHWQIIQHRANGIPKEGGYQTIPLYDIPTKVRKLAVRATTLVGKGLYGVDIKVIDDQPMVIEINDNPSIEHGVEDKIMGNELYRIILREFVNRLNHKQHK
- a CDS encoding DUF3619 family protein, whose product is MTIEEKTFVDSAKRLLDESLADIDGATLASLARARKAALAGHKPQKSFIYRPFFWFGSAASLAGAILLIVLIMPKTIGQGRSELGLVADLSIITSEEPIDLFEDIEFYEWISALEGEAPATGGPGSVPGPFHDGTGTMPVPGPEGRGA
- a CDS encoding DUF3106 domain-containing protein gives rise to the protein MHQQRGTAMKSSSLPVLARFFVLLVLAMALLRPSAAAAQAFADLPKEQQGVLQPFSGEWQTFSPEKQARLRKGAERWLGMNQEEKAAAKKRFKQWQNLKPEERQGIRERFDQYQKLSPTQKQRLRSARERFRQLPPEKRQELRQRWRSLDPEQRAAMRERFRRATPDRRERFLDRWENATPEQRQRMLERRQQ
- a CDS encoding GNAT family N-acetyltransferase, with the protein product MTGQEVVFSPAVVADVDQLAALEIALFHTDRCSKKSLRHLIRHAHVIVARRLQAPEIIGYAVLLSRKNSRKMRIYSFGMVAAARNQGLAGKLLAELEKRAQKASCHMLTLEVGDGNTAAINLYTKHGFEQYGFRYGYYEDGGHAILMRKPISSI
- a CDS encoding YkgJ family cysteine cluster protein, translating into MFHLPWQNADPENTATWARYTSKLCSHCAASCCGLPVEVKATDLVRMGLIDEFSLEEDPKYIARRLMKKGLVEHFHAKTATFTLARRANGDCLFLDEAARRCTIYHNRPDTCRNHPGIGPRAGYCAFRIKTSALR
- a CDS encoding tRNA threonylcarbamoyladenosine dehydratase, with translation MDRFTRTRRLLGEDRFTLLQSRMVTVVGIGAVGGYVIEGLVRAGISNLRVVDYDTIQASNLNRQLLALESNLGRPKAEVARERILAINSECRVEALQLFAGEETLEQILEPRPDLLIDAIDSLNPKTQLLHGAYVRGIPIISSMGAALRTDPALIRSGDLFDTANCPLARHLRKRLRRRDVGPGISCVYSTEKIEFEYQLAEEDEGGIAPSPYADRGRKRNVLGSLPTITGIFGLTIANQAIMRLSQP
- a CDS encoding SET domain-containing protein; translated protein: MIIPCTKVAYINDTKGNGVVATERIPLGTVTWVFDDLDREIPMAKLNGMSEPCRDAILTYSYRNNKGNLIFCWDNERFINHSFWPNCCLTPYGFELAIRDIKVGEELTNDYGTFNIIAPFPVDAEGGERSVVYPDDLLSYSDIWDQQLRAAFNHFLHVEQPLRPLFAKETWQLAEAIARDDKAIASVRECYFNEERRS